DNA sequence from the Pogoniulus pusillus isolate bPogPus1 chromosome 7, bPogPus1.pri, whole genome shotgun sequence genome:
agcagtgggTCGGTCTATGATTGCAGTCCCAAATGCTGATGTGAACAAACGAACCTGTCTGGtcatccccagcctcagctcctcctggctgACGTCTGGTTTACAGCTTTGCATCCAAAAAGAGATTCCAGAGGGAAGCAATTAGAAAGAAGACACAGAGCAAATGTCCTTCCACTCTGGATTCGCCAGAGCCAGTGGGGAAGGATGCTTTCAGGATTACAGTGTCAGCAACACGTCCAGCAGTCAGagctgggaaagaggagaaagtgaACTCTTTCGAAGGTCTGTCTGGGTCCACAGGGATGCTGCCTTTTCTCTGAAAGTCCTGCTGGCATGCTAGATTAGCTATGGTTGATAACAGAAGGCCAGAGCTACAGCAAGAGGGTGGCCAAGTGACCTCTGAGTagtggagaaggtccagtgggaGGCACAGAGGAACTCAGAGATAGTGCCTGGACATTAATGGGTGTCCAGAAATAACAAGGACTCTTACAACAACAAAGATAATTGGGCTAGGGATTGGACACTGTAGAAACAGAAGGGATCTGATGTGGAAGCTATTTGACAGTAACTAGATCTGCCTTTTGGTGGGAAAGGTGTCAGTGGCCAAACTCCAGAAGTGTGGGACTGACAAATGAGttgaaggaaaaggctgagtgcagagaaggagcttttctcctctgcctcagtaCTAACATGTTCCTGGAGAAGTGTGAGATGGAGCATTCTCTGGCTTAGGCTTGGACTAGCTCCAGTCAGCACTGGGAGCAAGAGAATAAAAATCCAGCTTTGCACATGGATGATCACACTGAGACAGACCTGGTTTGTGGCCAGAGACATACAGAGGAGAGACATGGTGAATGATGTCAGGGGCCAGTGATCTGCAGCACACAGTGACGGCTCCAAGCACTGCCTGGTGTGCCAGCTTCCCACACCACCTCATGTGGGTACAGCCCCCCCTGCTCAACCTGTCTCTCAAGCCCTGAAGGCTCCATTTCTGGTGTACCCACATCCCCCAGGGACATTTTAAGTACAGAACCAGAAGAAGGTAACTTCCTTCTCCAAAACAGATGACAAGTGCTTCCAAGATGCAGCCTGAGAAGCAAAGGATGGTTTTCCATTCCTTGCTTGCAACAAGAAAGGAAGAATCAAGTAAACAACAAGCTGAAACATCCACCAACAATGGGCCTGGGAAAGAGTCAGTTACTCAGCGCTGGTGAGACACATCTGGAGTGCCTGGTCCAGTGCTGGTCTCCTCCATACAAGGAAGATATGGACTTCCCAGAGCACGTCCAGTGAGGGCCCCCAAGGATGATTCAAGGGAATGTCACATCTGACATACCaagaggctgaaagagctggggttgctcagcctggacaaGACTCAGAGGCTTACTGATGCACAGAAATAGATGACAGCAGAGGATAAAGTGCAACCAAACCCTTCAGAGAAGCATCCACCCAGAGGACAAGAGGGCCACATGCACCATTTCAGACACAGAAACTCCCTTAAACATGAGAGTACTTTTTTACTGTGGGAGTGggcaaacactggaacaggctgctgagagcagctgtcCAGGCTTCATCTTTGGAGGATTTTGGGACCCAAATGAACATGGTTCAAGCATCCAAGCTCCAGCAGACCCTGCttagagcagcagcctgaggacAAGACAATCTTGCCAACCTCAACAGTTTTGTGATTCTCCAGTCTTCTAACTTTGCATTCACTCAGTCATTGTAAAAGCACAAATCTTtcctgtcctgccctgctgtccagctaacagcagcagtgggagtTCAAGGCATCTTTTGCTCTTCCTTCTCAGGAAGGAGCTTGCAACACCTTTAGGGAAGGAGTCTTTCTATCATTTGGGAAGCAAAGTATGGCTTTCCTTTTTGTTGaatgatgtagtgtgaggtgtccctgctcatggcagggaggatggaactgagtgacctttgaggtcccttccaaccctgacagttctgtgattcccaagCAGGAAAGTTCTGCAGTGCTTTCTTACGATGGTCATACTCTGAAACATCATTACTTAACAGTGTCCTTCACCTTCCACCGTGCTAAGAGTCGAGTAACACTGCAACTTTGTTACCAAAAGCTGTAGAGTTCTCTATGTTATTTCATTTCCATGTACCTGCTGATCCCAGGATCATTCCCCTTATTTGGAATCTATCCAGTGCATGACAACTGCTCTAGTGAGTTAGCTCATTGCAGCTGCCTTTGAGGAGGAAACAGAAGTGCTTATCCTCCACAGGACGGAGGATGTCCAATCACAATTATATCATAGCAGAGCAAAACTGTTACTGTTCAACTGTCACTGGAGTTATTGCTTTAAATTTGATAGACAGAATTTTggacttgtttttcttttccctaagCAGATCTGTTTTGTTAAAAAAACCTGAAGTGAATAAATGCAGGACTTACATATGATCCATAATTCACTGCTAGGGTCTGCAAAGCCCACGGGAGGCCCAGGCCAATCAAAATATCAAACACATTGCTTCCAATGGAGTTGGACACAGCCATATCCCCCATACCTGCAGGGATGCAAACCAGGCAGTCAGACATGGCTCATGACTTGAAAAACAGGAACGCTTTAATCAGAGCTAATCCAATTTCCATCAGTTAAGACAAAGACTTAAGGGAGATCCCTGTCACCccatcccttccctttcctcttccaaccctgtgatGGGCAGGGCAAAGGGCTGAATCCACCTTGTAGGACCATTTGAAAACTTCCTTTAACtaatctgctgctgagcagagcttggcCACTGGCTGTGACCTGCCAGTGCTCTTGTGACGTGACAGAGGGGCTTTTGCTGCTTTACTGTAAGCACAACACCTGAGCTTCTCTACTGGACTGCTTAGATGAGGTCTTTGGGTAGTCCTTTAAGTACCCAGCTGTTTCAGTGAAGAGCCACTGGTTTTGCTCCTCAAACAAGTACTGACAGCTTCCTCTTAAAGCAGCTGTTGCTGGAGTCAAAAGGTGAGGGGAAGAAAGTTTTCCTTAACAACAGCATCTTGCACGTCCTCGTAGCCCTTGATGGCATGTTCCAAACAAGTCTGTAACACAGTTAAGAGAAACTGCTGCCATTTGAGGAAGGCTTGAAGCTGGTAACAGCACCTAAAGTTGTTCCACACTGTCATCaagaggctgctggctgctctctgcaatAGCAACCTAATTCCTTCTTTGTTCTTATTTTAAACATCACCCTCAGGAAAAGGGCTCTGTCACGTTCTCACGTCACAGACACCTCTGTGCCACCTGACGTGGAAGAAGACACAAGGAAACACTTCCAGAGCAGCGTGGCACCTGTGTGCTGAACCCACCTTGCCTTGCTACGATCAGGCTTGCCATGCAGTCCGGCACGCTGGTCCCAGCTGCCAGGAAGGTGATGCCCATGATCACGTCTGGAATTCCCAGTGTGTAACCAATGATTGTCACCTAAGGAGGAGAAATAAGCTGTCAAGATGCTTGCAGGACCACACAGCTGCATGGTTGCTCAGTGGAAACTCAGACTGTCTTTAAGGAGAAGCAAGGACAGGATTCTTTGGTGTGTTCATCACCTGGCCTGCTATGTACTCTCTTCACACCTTCCTCCAGGAAGGCCAATAGGCctaatacatgtcctggcttgcccctcccttctgctgaaggcaaggccaggaggaaaacaagggcttgggccattatgtcccctcccaaagtgataaacaggtgcccacaggtgtttatgcaATTGtgagtgtcttgcccaaataagggtaagcaagctCTGgggtcacctaatatggtcagtttggcaaatgccattttggttggtgaatctctgtggccaaaggagcctttgcactcgggcaagtaatataaatggagctaagctgcaagcagtggactctgctctgacaacctgctctgctctgcctcatgcttcagactgGCTTAGCTTTTACGTACAAGCTCTGActacctgcaaacttgctgtaTCTCAGGTTCAccagaaggcattaagtgcctcctgacgtggtgagaagtgccactgacgTCGTGCCCTCTGCACAtgtgcaagagatcctgcctgcacctctgcaaacctccatgccaagtctGGAGTCCAAGAGGAATCAggatcagagatcatctgccactttccagaaccctgttagagcctgggatgatctagaagcctctcaatggctatCAAGACATTGACAGAACTCCCTTCAGGTGTTTGAGCACTGCCTGGAAAGTGTAGTTAGCCCCGGGAATCAAGAGatagtattttgtgagtaaatatccACAGGCCTCTCTACAACTGGCTTCTATTGTGCCTTATCAGAAAGACTGGCCGCAAGATTCTCTCTCCCAGAGTTTAAGGCTTGCTATGTTGCTGCTAGTTATTTCTGGAGTGTTCTGGAGGCCCTGTGGTCCCCTCTGTGTAACactttccatgaccatgcacaGAGCCCGTTTTCAAACTGTGGTGAGATTGCTAAACAGCCAAACTAATAAACGACATTACTCTGGGACAGATCCCACACGGACTGTCTCAGCCTTCCAGCCACAGTTTTCCTGACACtaacctggaaaagagaacagATGGAAGCCCACTACCTTGTCTACCAGTTTCCTGATCTTGGCTGAAGTTTGTAGGCATCATTATAAACAAAGATTAACTGAGGAGGCACCAAAGCAACCTCGTGTTTGATTATGCTATGACAATGCTATACCTGCAGCCACATAGCCCCACGTGGCAACAAACAATTCTTATGGGCAAAGAGGAGACATCTttaatttcctctccttttgGCCATGCAGTCCATGACACATTAGTGCTCTTCCAATTGGCTAGTGTGTTTGGATTTTGGATGCCTTTGTCTAAGAATGTCCATTTCCTATTAGCCACATTTGATTGCTCTGCTGAACTCTCTGCAGCACACTCCCAGAAATGTGAATCGTATGTCTGAAGTGGCACAGTGACCCCACAGCCCTGGTAGTTCAACCATGGAAAGACAGGAGATCTTTTTCCTCCAGAAACACCTCCTCCTAGCAGATAAACAATGGAAGAAAACAAGTAACTGCCTATTTCCTGTTGAGAGTAGCATGAGTCATGaaaccaaagtaaaataaaccCCCCTTTTCTCTAACTGCTTTGATCAGTTCAAGAGGAAAACCCTGGCATTCACTTCTGCATTTAGTGCAAGGATGAATTCTGAAGCAGTGACTCCCCAGAGGCCAGTGCTTTGGAGAGGTATCTCCAGGCTCTCTGGatcacacacagaggcagagcatGAATCATGCACTGTCACAAGTGCAGCGGGCTCCCTTGTTAAGCCATCTGATGCCAATGGCCCACCAGTGTCAGAGTCTACTTCAGAGTACAGAGCACTCCAGAAGAAACACAGCCCATGCTGCAGTATTGCCTCAAACCTAGCGAGCAAGCCTCACACTTTTCACCCAACGTTTGTAATGCAGCCTGCAGTAAGCTAACTGGCTCAGTGACCCACCCACTACACAAAGCCCTCCTGTGAGCAGCTCACCTGTGCTTGGATTTCCTCGTGTTCATTTTTATTTATCCCTTCTACCTTTAGAATAATGAGGTAGAATGAAGTTCCTGttggctggagcagctgtgcaaGAACCTGGCTGAATGTTGTGCTTTTGTTCATGCTGAGTTCAAAGCCTTACTGCTCACAACTCTGTCTCTTCAGCTAGCATGCTCCAAGAAAAGGAAGAGCTATTGAGGTCACATTCTTAGCAGCACCAGGCTCTCTTTTCACTGCCCTGCATATCATCGAGGTGTTAAACTGGTGTAAGGGTTCAAAATCTGTGTGAAGTTCCAGTGCTGGATCACGTTCAAAGGCCATGGCTACTGGCCCCTAATTTTCTTCTCTGAGTGTGGACAGGCCTAGTGCAAATGGAAGCAGACTTCATGGTCCTTATCTAAAGCTTTAGGCATACAGAGACTTGTACACATCCCTAAGCTGACAAAACCTACTTTCTGttgcctgccccaggctgtggtttctgctccagctggcacttaCCATCCACACCATCATGTAGGAGAAAGCAGCAATCCAGAGGGTAGAGGAAGCAAAGGTAACCATGAACCATTTTTCCAAGTGGGGTTTGTTACAGTTGGGCACTGTGAAGTACAGGACAAAACTCAGTGGCCATGTGAAGAGCCACTTTAAGATTTCTATCTTGCCAGCTgtaaaacaaaagggaaaataaagggTGAAACAATCACAATTCTTGCCTCTTCTGGTCCAGAATGTTTTCATTTTAGGGTAATAGGAAGCTGGCAAAAAGAAGATCTCCATCCTACAGGCACAGTGCTCAGCCAACCAAGGCATGTACAAGTCACATAGTTGTTCTGACTTTCTAAGCAAGAAAAGGGAGAAGACACCATGGCTGTGCCtagttagcagcagcagcaagcagaggcacccagcacctccttttcttcctgctccACATCAGCACCACCACCGCCTTGTCTCTGCTAGCACCACACCTTCCCACTCAGGTAAGAGCACACTTCATTTCCCAGCAAAGgcaaggcctagacacaggaaCATCTGGCCTGCATTACAGCACCTTGCCAGCAGCCCCTTcatcctcagcttcctctgcagtcagcagagaaagaaagatcTGTCCAGGGGATGACCCAGCTTATGGGGGTAGGAACGCACCCAGTGGAGATTGCTGCCTCTCCCCTCTGactgcaacagcagcactggGTCAACACATGAGCCACAGCAGAGGCACCTGAAGCCCAGGAGTCTAtatcctgctgcttcccagtcCCTCTTGTCTTTTCACTTGTGACCACAAACCACACTACGAGGTGCAGGCTGACGGAGCCCCGAGAAACCCTTCTACCTCAATGCACATCTGCGATGCTTTCTGGCATACCCAAGCTGAGTTTTGTTTTCTGGAACAACACAAACCCAGGTGCTTCTTACTGGGCAGGTCAAAAGGCGTGTACGGCCCCCCATGGTCCTCCTCATCGtcatcctcttcctcatcaTTTTCGTTGTTCTCGTTGTCCTCATTCTCGTTCTCTGTCTCGTTCCCAGCCTCGGCTACGTCCTCGTCCCGCCGCGTGCCGTTCACGCCCCGCtcggcagcactgctggggcccGTTCCGTTCTCCACCACCTGCTTGACAGGTATTTTGATGGCTACTTCCGACTCGCCGTTGGTGTAAGTCCTGCTGTTGATCAGCCTTTGTCTCTGCAAATACAGGCACAAACTCTTGCTGAAAGACAGATTTCTTTCCTTAGGAGACAGAAACGTGCTGAGTTCTTTCAAGCAGGGAAGAGGTGATGCTTGCTTGGGGATGACCAGATAAATCTCACCTCACTAAATCTCCTCCACGGGAGAAGAACCTCTGGCTGGAGAACCAACTGCACAAGTAGTACAAAAGGCCAGGGTCAGACTCAGTGCAGACACCCTGGAGCACTACGTTATTTAATGAGCGCAAGTGATATTCATGCCAGATGAACGCAGGAGGCACCTCCCGCTGCAGCTAACAGCTGCAGCTAACACAGCCACGACTTGAAACTTGCTCTGCTAAAACCTCCATGGGGACAGCTAGCAAGGGGTGATGTAACCGAGTCAGTGTCAGAAGAATGAATCTGGGAAAGTGGCACCAGGGATCCAGAAGAAACACAAGAGCTCCATTTCAGCCCAAACACTGCTAGAGGAAAAGGCAACTgtaggaggagaaggggaggtaTGGGGAGAGAAAGAGCCATACCTCATTGATGAGCATGCGGCTGGCCATGGAGAGCCGTGTTTTGGGAGGGAAGTGGCTGGTAATCATGATGCGGAGCCCAGCCTCAGAAAAGGAAAGCTGGTGTGGGTAGGCAGACAGCAGCTCATCCACCATAATCACTGAGGCTTTACGGTGGAAATTTCCTGCAGCCAAGGAAGAACGAGAAACTGAGGtcttctgccagcagcctccctctctgccccACCTGGCTTTCAGAGTAATAGATGTGTGGGTTTCAGAAGTGCTTTTAAGCAccattccttcagctgctgtcattcAAGAAGTGCCTCCTTTGTCCTTATTTTCTGTCTTTACATGCTCTACATTTCTGTCTTTAAATGAACTGGCAAGACAGTACCTCCACTGGTGCTCATGACAGAGAAttacagctgctctgcacagttCATCACAGGCCTGCATCAGGCAGATCACTGcttccacagcagctccactgccaAGGCAGAAATGGTGCTGCAGTGAAGCTGCATTAATTCTGCTGGTAGGATCTGCACTCCTGGGAGGATACTGGCCTCACCCACCATTAACTGCACATGATGGCGAGGAAATCGTCGCTGTGCCCCTCCAAGATACCAGTGAAAAGCAGGTTCCTGCACCCTGGGATTGCAACTCATAGCTGGGAAGTGCCATCAAACCTGGCAGCAAGCTCATGTGGCAGTCTGTGGGGTGTAACCCACAGTGCGGGACCAAGGAGCAAGCAGACAGGGGTGGGTACCTGCATCACACTCCAGCTGGGGCACAGTGCCAGTGTCTACTACCTCTGGAGTGGCACAGTGCCAGCGTCCATCCTTTATGCATGCAGATGCCACTTTGTACTGAGAATTCTGGCCCAGAACTGGGACTTGGAAGCAGGGAAACCTGAGCTCTTCCCAGACACATCTGCTTTGATTTATTAGAATCAGTGCTGAACACTGGCGAGTGGCTCACAGGAACGCTATTTACTGCCATCACTATTAGTCTCACAGCAGAGTATCTCCTCAGTTTGGGTTTCTTCTGATGGAGAAGACTTCCATGGATTAAGGTAAGTAAATAGGATCATCCATATTCAACAAACTCAAAACAGCCAAGCAGCCTTTCCTTGTGGCTTCTCTCATGCTGGCATTTCCTGCATGGCACCGAAGGGGAAACTGCCCCAAACACAGAAATCCTTCTGTTTGATTCTTTTTGGTCACCTGTTCAGAAAAGGCCTCAGATAACAAAGAGTAGCATCTGAACCCCCCCCAGCAGTGTCTGAACCTGCTGCACTGGGTGCTGCTTGTGACCCCATGCTACTGGCTGGTGTGTGCAGCAGTGCCTCCCGCCTGCCTGGGCCTCCAGTGGCCTACTGCCAAGTAAACACAGGAACAAGCTGCAAGAAAACGAAGCAATTCTTTCACCTTCCTTCCTCGAGCAGTTTGAGTAACACCAGTGTCCCAAAACAAGAAGTtaccagcagctcagccacgTCATACAAAGAAGCACTCTGGGGGGACTTAAACCAAATCCCACAGTCAGCACTGCCTCACTTGTGCTAAGCCCTGGGGCCAGTGGGTAAAACTGACATGACTAAGGCCTGAGTTCTGGCTGAGTTTCACCAGTCTGGCTTTACTGGTACAGACTGCTGTCACcttgccagcactgctctgctgttgAGAGCCCCAGGCTAAGGATAGCTGTTCCCATAAACCCAGCTTCCTCAAATCAGTGTGCACAGCACCCACAAAAGCCTTCCCTCAGCAATGGGGCAGTAAAATGGTAGCTGGCCTCAGCTCCAGCAGTCTGAGGTTAGCAAATAAATCCATCTAcgtttcctcttttcttccttacatGACTGCATCTCTAAATCTTCATACAGATAGGTCCATACAAATCACAAGCACTTCCTGCACAAGCTGTTGGCTGCTGCAAAGCTAAAATAATTATCCTCTGCAAATACAGACAAGATTGAAAATGCACACATCAGTTCTACTCTGAGGTCACAACTTAGAACGATTTttgatggaagggacctcaaagctcagccagttccaaacccctgccatagccagagacacctcccactagaacaggtcactcaaggtctcatctaacctggccttgaacaccttcagggagggaggagccacaacctccctgggcaacctgtgccagtgtctcaccaccctcactgcaaacaacttctgcctaac
Encoded proteins:
- the SLC24A3 gene encoding sodium/potassium/calcium exchanger 3 isoform X1 gives rise to the protein MFYALAIVCDDFFVPSLEKICERLHLSEDVAGATFMAAGSSAPELFTSVIGVFITKGDVGVGTIVGSAVFNILCIIGVCGLFAGQVVALSSWSLLRDSIYYTLSVVALIVFIYDEKVSWWESLVLVLMYIIYIIIMKYNSTIHHLFERKTKGSASMVNGLANTTEMDDSSNCDATVVLLKRGNGSRNFHRKASVIMVDELLSAYPHQLSFSEAGLRIMITSHFPPKTRLSMASRMLINERQRLINSRTYTNGESEVAIKIPVKQVVENGTGPSSAAERGVNGTRRDEDVAEAGNETENENEDNENNENDEEEDDDEEDHGGPYTPFDLPTGKIEILKWLFTWPLSFVLYFTVPNCNKPHLEKWFMVTFASSTLWIAAFSYMMVWMVTIIGYTLGIPDVIMGITFLAAGTSVPDCMASLIVARQGMGDMAVSNSIGSNVFDILIGLGLPWALQTLAVNYGSYIRLNSRGLIYSVGLLLASVFVTVFGVHVNKWRLDKKLGCVCLSLYGIFLCFSIMTEFNVFTFVNLPMCREH
- the SLC24A3 gene encoding sodium/potassium/calcium exchanger 3 isoform X3, producing the protein MFYALAIVCDDFFVPSLEKICERLHLSEDVAGATFMAAGSSAPELFTSVIGVFITKGDVGVGTIVGSAVFNILCIIGVCGLFAGQVVALSSWSLLRDSIYYTLSVVALIVFIYDEKVSWWESLVLVLMYIIYIIIMKYNSTIHHLFERKTKGSASMVNGLANTTEMDDSSNCDATVVLLKRGNGSRNFHRKASVIMVDELLSAYPHQLSFSEAGLRIMITSHFPPKTRLSMASRMLINERQRLINSRTYTNGESEVAIKIPVKQVVENGTGPSSAAERGVNGTRRDEDVAEAGNETENENEDNENNENDEEEDDDEEDHGGPYTPFDLPTGKIEILKWLFTWPLSFVLYFTVPNCNKPHLEKWFMVTFASSTLWIAAFSYMMVWMVTIIGYTLGIPDVIMGITFLAAGTSVPDCMASLIVARQGMGDMAVSNSIGSNVFDILIGLGLPWALQTLAVNYGSYPASESLESSLPSTKPGV
- the SLC24A3 gene encoding sodium/potassium/calcium exchanger 3 isoform X4, translated to MFYALAIVCDDFFVPSLEKICERLHLSEDVAGATFMAAGSSAPELFTSVIGVFITKGDVGVGTIVGSAVFNILCIIGVCGLFAGQVVALSSWSLLRDSIYYTLSVVALIVFIYDEKVSWWESLVLVLMYIIYIIIMKYNSTIHHLFERKTKGSASMVNGLANTTEMDDSSNCDATVVLLKRGNGSRNFHRKASVIMVDELLSAYPHQLSFSEAGLRIMITSHFPPKTRLSMASRMLINERQRLINSRTYTNGESEVAIKIPVKQVVENGTGPSSAAERGVNGTRRDEDVAEAGNETENENEDNENNENDEEEDDDEEDHGGPYTPFDLPTGKIEILKWLFTWPLSFVLYFTVPNCNKPHLEKWFMVTFASSTLWIAAFSYMMVWMVTIIGYTLGIPDVIMGITFLAAGTSVPDCMASLIVARQGMGDMAVSNSIGSNVFDILIGLGLPWALQTLAVNYGSYLQKSQSFI
- the SLC24A3 gene encoding sodium/potassium/calcium exchanger 3 isoform X2, encoding MFYALAIVCDDFFVPSLEKICERLHLSEDVAGATFMAAGSSAPELFTSVIGVFITKGDVGVGTIVGSAVFNILCIIGVCGLFAGQVVALSSWSLLRDSIYYTLSVVALIVFIYDEKVSWWESLVLVLMYIIYIIIMKYNSTIHHLFERKTKGSASMVNGLANTTEMDDSSNCDATVVLLKRGNFHRKASVIMVDELLSAYPHQLSFSEAGLRIMITSHFPPKTRLSMASRMLINERQRLINSRTYTNGESEVAIKIPVKQVVENGTGPSSAAERGVNGTRRDEDVAEAGNETENENEDNENNENDEEEDDDEEDHGGPYTPFDLPTGKIEILKWLFTWPLSFVLYFTVPNCNKPHLEKWFMVTFASSTLWIAAFSYMMVWMVTIIGYTLGIPDVIMGITFLAAGTSVPDCMASLIVARQGMGDMAVSNSIGSNVFDILIGLGLPWALQTLAVNYGSYIRLNSRGLIYSVGLLLASVFVTVFGVHVNKWRLDKKLGCVCLSLYGIFLCFSIMTEFNVFTFVNLPMCREH